In a single window of the Nicotiana tomentosiformis chromosome 8, ASM39032v3, whole genome shotgun sequence genome:
- the LOC138898181 gene encoding uncharacterized protein → MSTVQNTPFTVVDEAPLQLQMWWYDLGDDGQKWVTKHLGALTDIMKIKPRDDLIEALVTFWDPVHNIFRFSDFELTPTLEEIAGYSGFGGDLRKHKLIFPRDLSVHRFFDLLNISKQIRKTNVVEGCCSFYFLYSRFGQPNGFEMHEKGLNNKQNKDTWQIHRRFAFIMAFLGIMVFPNEKRTIDTRIARVVQVLTTKEHHTLAPIILSDIYRALTLCKSGAKFFEGCNILLQMWLIEHLRHHPKFISYGPNKNNFIESYEERVKDYNSPEGVEAWISHLRSLNASQIEWTLGWLPLREVIHMSALKSYLLLLGLRSVQPYAPHNVLRQLGRYQVVPKDEDLSVQVIELHPEAPLPEALIQQIWNGCRYLKYDTQMPDPARGEVDPGYAIWFGKRFHMDDVPEPKRPTKRAHVQAFDDKIQERLAWGEREKGYKTTIHALEERLRNLNFEKDLQEQEAEGEKKSLICKNEALRTKLQQMKKASEVPVRSWKDQRTIANLMEKCKIMIPSWQRLKSHWTKPMKRSYS, encoded by the coding sequence ATGAGCACTGTCCAGAACACACCGTTCACAGTTGTAGACGAGGCTCCACTTCAGCTTCAGATGTGGTGGTATGATTTAGGAGATGATGGTCAGAAATGGGTCACCAAGCACCTGGGAGCCCTCACAgatattatgaaaattaaaccacgggacgatttgattgaggcactagtgacTTTTTGGGACCCTGTTCACAATATTTTTCGCTTCTCCGATTTTGAGCTAACTCCCACTTTAGAAGAGATAGCTGGATATTCCGGTTTTGGCGGGGATTTGAGAAAACACAAGCTCATATTCCCGAGGGATCTTTCTGTACACcgattcttcgatcttctgaacATCAGTAAGCAAATTAGAAAGACCAACGTAGTCGAAGGGTGTTGTTCTTTCTACTTCCTGTACTCTAGGTTCGGGCAACCAAATGGGTTTGAAATGCATGAAAAGGGCCTTAACAACAAGCAGAACAAAGACACATGGCAGATTCATCGTCGCTTCGCCTTCATAATGGCATTTCTGGGAATTATGGTCTTCCCAAACGAGAAGCGGACAATTGATACCCGCATAGCCAGGGTTGTACAGGTCCTCACTACCAAAGAACATCACACTCTTGCCCCGATCATTTTGTCAGACATTTATCGGGCGTTGACTTTGTGCAAGTCCGGGGCAAAATTCTTTGAAGGGTGCAATATTTTGTTACAAATGTGGTTGATTGAGCATCTCCGACATCACCCCAAGTTCATAAGCTACGGTCCGAACAAGAATAATTTCATTGAGAGTTACgaagaaagagtaaaagattacaactctccagaaggggtggaagcctggatatcccacctaagatctttaaatgcaagtcaaattgagtggactttgggatggctcccgctaagagaggtgatacacatgtcgGCCCTAAAAAGTTATTTGCTGTTGTTGGGTTTGAGAAGTGTCCAGCCGTATGCGCCACACAATGTTTTAAGACAACTAGGAAGGTACCAAGTAGTACCtaaggatgaagatttgagtgtgcaagttattgagctacaccccgaagccccactccccgaagctttaatccagcaaatttggaatggttgtcgcTACTTGAAATATGATACTCAAATGCCAGATCCAGCGCGAGGTGAGGTAGATCCGGGTTATGCTATATGGTTTGGGAAGAGGTTTCACATGGATGATGTGCCAGAGCCCAAAAGGCCCACAAAAAGGGCGCATGTTCAAGCCTTTGATGATAAAATCCAAGAACGGTTGGCTTGGGGTGAACGGGAAAAGGGATACAAAACAACTATTCATGCCTTAGAAGAAAGGCTGAGAAACCTCAATTTTGAGAAAGACTTGCAAGAACAAGAAgccgaaggggaaaagaagagtctGATCTGTAAAAATGAAGCCCTTCGTACTAAACTTCAACAGATGAAGAAAGCCTCTGAAGTGCCAGTGAGAAGTTGGAAAGACCAGAGAACCATTGCCAATCTGATGGAAAAGTGCAAGATTATGATTCCCTCTTGGCAAAGACTGAAAAGTCATTGGACAAAGCCAATGAAAAGATCGTACAGCTAA